TTCCCCCACCAGCCCCACTATTTCACTCTGGTCTATATGGAATGACACGCCGTCCGTGGCTTTGACCAGGCCGTATTCCGTCTTAAAGTAGGTCTTCAGGTTTTCTACATCCAATACGCTTGCCATATTACCATCCTAAAATTTAATGGCGCGTAACGCTTATATCACGCCTCTTAGTTTCGGATCTACGGCGTCCCTGATACCATCGCCGACCATGTTGAAACCGAACACGAGTAACATGATGGCTACGCCGGGTGCCAGGGAAAGCAGCGGGTTATTCAGCAGGAAGCGCTGGCCGTCCATGACCATGCCGCCCCAGGAAGGCGCGGGCGCCGGCACGCCGATGCCGAGGAAGCTCAAGCCGGCTTCACCCAGCACCACGCCGCCGATACCCATCGTCAGCCCGACCATCAGGGGAGGGAAGGCGTTGGGGAAAATCTGGCTCATCATGATACGCCAGTTGCTCATGCCTAAAGCCTGCCCGGCCAGGACATAGTCGTTCTGTTTGACGCTCAGCGCCTGGCCGCACATCATACGGCACATACCGGCGATGCCGCCGAAGCCGAGCGCAAAGATGACGACCAGTGTGCCGCCGCCTACCAGACCGGCGATAAGCAGCACCAGAATAATACTCGGCAAGGCCATTAACGCGTCCGTTATCCTCATGATAACCGCGAAAACCCAGCCGCCGAAGTAGGCCGCCGTCAGTCCCATCAACATGCCGATGAAGGCTGAGGCAAAGACCGCGGAAAAGCCGATCAGCAGTGATATCCTGGTCCCGTAGATAATGCGGCTGAGGATGTCCCGGCCGTTCTGGTCGGTGCCCAGCAGGTGTGAGGCGGAAGGGCCTTCCAGTTTGTGCGGTAAATCGTTCTTGATAGGGTCGTAAGGGGCCAATAGCGGGGCAAATATGGCGGTGATGATGATGATTACCACGATAATGAACCCTATCAGGTAGAGTTTGCGGCCGAAAAACACCCGGGACATTCTGTGCCACTCGCTGTGGCGAGGGGGCAGCGTATCTCCTCCGCCCGCATCAAGGGCCGGGGAGTTGACTACTGTTTTATCCGCCATCTTTATCTCCTCAAGATAATCTTATCCTGGGGTCCAGCCAACCCCAGGCAATATCCACAACCAAATTGGAAAAAATAGTGATCGCGCCGAAGATAAGTGCCCCTGCCTGGACAATCTGGTAGTCATAGTCGAAAATAGCCGTGGTCATCAGCCGTCCCATGCCGGGAATGCTGAACACCGTCTCGATAAACACGGAGCCGCCCATGATCGCGGCCAGCGTGCCGCCCAGGGCGGTTATCACCGGAATCATGGCGTTCTTGATTTGATGCCTGATTAAAATCACCCGCTCGCCCAGGCCTTTGGCCCAGGCGGTGCGCACGTAGTCCGTCCTCATGACCTCGAGCATGCAGGAGCGCACCAGACGCGCCATGCCGGCGATGCTGCCCACCGCCACGGCCGCGATGGGCATTATCAGGTGCCTGGTGCTGTCCCAGAAGTTATCGAGCGGACTGACCCACCCGAAGATAGGCAGCCAGCCCAGCTTATAGCC
This genomic interval from Dehalococcoidales bacterium contains the following:
- a CDS encoding ABC transporter permease, yielding MADKTVVNSPALDAGGGDTLPPRHSEWHRMSRVFFGRKLYLIGFIIVVIIIITAIFAPLLAPYDPIKNDLPHKLEGPSASHLLGTDQNGRDILSRIIYGTRISLLIGFSAVFASAFIGMLMGLTAAYFGGWVFAVIMRITDALMALPSIILVLLIAGLVGGGTLVVIFALGFGGIAGMCRMMCGQALSVKQNDYVLAGQALGMSNWRIMMSQIFPNAFPPLMVGLTMGIGGVVLGEAGLSFLGIGVPAPAPSWGGMVMDGQRFLLNNPLLSLAPGVAIMLLVFGFNMVGDGIRDAVDPKLRGVI